A region from the Acyrthosiphon pisum isolate AL4f chromosome A1, pea_aphid_22Mar2018_4r6ur, whole genome shotgun sequence genome encodes:
- the Lsm1 gene encoding LSM1 homolog, U6 small nuclear RNA associated (The RefSeq protein has 1 substitution compared to this genomic sequence), with product MNSFPPRTATLLYELDKKLMVLLRDGRTLIGYLRSVDQYANLLLQQTVERIHVGKKFGDIPRGVFLVRGENVVLLGEIDALKEADQMFERVSIGDILALQKQEQDAKIEKAKSIERSLKRRGMRFPPDLVQDDFL from the exons ATGAACTCTTTTCCGCCTCGAACTGCTACGCTTTTGTACGAACTGGACA aaaagcTCATGGTTCTTTTACGTGACGGCAGAACGCTTATTGGATACTTACGAAGCGTTGATCAATACGCCAATTTGTTGCTTCAGCAAACAGTTGAGCGCATACATGTGGGTAAGAAATTTGGTGATATACCTAGAGGTGTGTTCTTGGTGAGAGGAGAAAATGTCGTTTTACTCGGAGAAATA GACGCCCTAAAAGAGGCCGATCAGATGTTTGAAAGAGTGTCGATAGGAGACATTTTAGCGTTACAAAAACAAGATCAAGATGCCAAGATTGAAAAGGCTAAATCTATTGAACGATCTTTGAAAAGAAGAGGTATGCGATTTCCTCCTGACCTTGTTCAAGATGATTTTCTTTGA